The following coding sequences are from one Candidatus Falkowbacteria bacterium window:
- a CDS encoding HD domain-containing protein produces the protein MQSMKEPMMGAGPNPEQKKLGVDASYEQLEAAIPEVEAMKDFEQLNDFHSLTLDQHTKRLGSNLEEDEFVKGLPKKQRELLLLAGKLHDLGKVSPEGHQVHPKDPEKRQYLGHENESDRIIREVLPKHFELSSEDIDFVAKMAGLHASALTLMTNFAQNNEPKGKKLKSYDKFVARAEEIPGDMELIDKMRMIFALNKADKGAGYNESSDMADPKVENIKKLSDEGIAALNELEKALPALLAAIQGRRGGDNTAGIAFKDGEYVYEKPEVEKKVEVPLELRKLGGVLRDKTKVVAGLYEGLRGGSVDDAADKLKKVGLSDDQVAAVLETLE, from the coding sequence ATGCAATCTATGAAAGAACCAATGATGGGCGCTGGGCCAAATCCAGAACAAAAAAAACTTGGCGTTGATGCTAGTTATGAACAATTAGAAGCTGCAATTCCAGAAGTTGAGGCCATGAAGGATTTTGAGCAACTCAATGATTTTCATTCTTTAACTCTAGATCAACATACAAAAAGATTAGGTAGTAATCTTGAAGAAGATGAGTTTGTAAAAGGTTTACCTAAAAAGCAACGTGAATTATTATTGTTAGCTGGAAAATTGCATGATTTAGGAAAAGTTTCACCTGAGGGGCATCAAGTGCATCCTAAAGATCCTGAGAAACGGCAGTATCTTGGTCATGAAAATGAAAGTGACCGAATTATTAGAGAAGTTTTACCAAAACATTTTGAATTAAGTTCAGAAGATATTGATTTTGTTGCTAAAATGGCTGGTCTTCATGCGTCGGCTCTAACTTTAATGACCAACTTTGCTCAAAATAATGAGCCAAAGGGGAAAAAATTAAAGTCCTATGATAAATTTGTGGCCAGAGCAGAAGAAATCCCTGGAGACATGGAATTGATTGATAAAATGCGCATGATTTTTGCTTTGAACAAAGCAGATAAAGGTGCTGGTTATAATGAGTCCAGTGATATGGCTGATCCTAAGGTTGAGAATATTAAAAAACTTTCTGATGAAGGTATAGCTGCATTGAATGAATTAGAAAAAGCTTTGCCCGCATTATTAGCAGCTATTCAAGGTAGAAGAGGAGGGGACAATACAGCGGGGATTGCTTTCAAAGATGGTGAGTATGTTTACGAAAAACCAGAAGTTGAGAAAAAAGTTGAAGTTCCGCTTGAGCTAAGAAAGCTTGGTGGAGTTTTGAGAGATAAAACCAAAGTTGTTGCAGGTCTCTATGAAGGGCTAAGAGGAGGTTCCGTTGACGATGCAGCTGATAAATTGAAGAAAGTTGGATTGAGCGATGATCAAGTCGCCGCAGTTTTAGAGACTTTAGAATAA
- a CDS encoding transporter substrate-binding domain-containing protein: MEKTTKNKKTLTVGVSIIQPLVMETKGGKFNGFEIELWERVAKYLGRKFEYKKYKFKNLLDKVKEKKVDLAIAGITRNEEREKVVDFSYYTLDTGLGILVSGRGKVGLLGLIKSFFTREVKRLVFLVLGLFIFVFVFSHLLWFFERGIGAFAADYGTGIFESLWWVIVTVSTVGYGDYVPLTAMGRAFGIVVILSGYILYVIIIAEISSIMTIRRIKSNIQSTKDLHGKKVATLKHTVSVDALEKLKAKIVLVDKIEQAYKKLEFGKVDAVVFDAPTLHYYANHQGLGKVLVLDNIFQTQSYGIALPENSDLIENINRGLLNLHDTGEYQELHKKWFSEED, encoded by the coding sequence ATGGAAAAAACTACAAAAAATAAAAAGACTCTAACGGTTGGGGTTTCTATAATTCAGCCTTTAGTCATGGAAACAAAAGGCGGTAAGTTCAACGGTTTTGAAATTGAGTTATGGGAAAGAGTTGCCAAATATCTTGGTAGAAAATTCGAATATAAAAAATATAAGTTCAAAAATCTTTTAGATAAAGTTAAAGAAAAAAAAGTTGATTTGGCAATTGCCGGGATCACCCGGAATGAGGAGCGGGAAAAGGTGGTTGATTTTTCATACTACACTTTGGATACAGGTCTGGGCATTTTAGTTTCTGGAAGAGGAAAAGTTGGGTTGTTAGGTTTAATAAAATCTTTCTTTACAAGAGAAGTAAAACGACTGGTTTTTCTTGTTTTGGGTTTATTTATTTTTGTGTTTGTTTTTAGCCACTTGCTTTGGTTTTTTGAACGTGGAATCGGTGCATTTGCCGCTGATTATGGCACGGGTATCTTTGAGTCGCTTTGGTGGGTGATTGTTACTGTCAGCACGGTTGGCTACGGTGATTATGTGCCGTTAACAGCCATGGGAAGAGCATTTGGAATAGTTGTAATTTTAAGCGGTTACATTCTTTATGTAATTATAATTGCAGAAATCAGTTCAATAATGACAATTAGAAGAATAAAATCTAATATTCAATCGACAAAAGATTTGCATGGGAAAAAAGTAGCCACATTGAAACATACAGTCAGCGTTGATGCTTTGGAAAAATTAAAAGCTAAAATTGTCTTGGTTGATAAAATTGAACAAGCATATAAAAAATTAGAATTTGGCAAAGTTGACGCAGTTGTTTTTGACGCGCCAACACTTCATTATTATGCAAATCACCAGGGGCTTGGCAAAGTTCTGGTTTTAGATAATATTTTTCAAACTCAATCATACGGTATTGCTTTACCGGAAAACAGTGATTTAATAGAAAATATTAACAGAGGCTTACTCAACCTTCACGATACCGGAGAATATCAGGAATTGCATAAAAAATGGTTTAGTGAAGAAGATTAA
- a CDS encoding DUF4419 domain-containing protein, whose product MRVIEIPGVEKREVPLRQVPNEAFLKSVIGEGTIKKTHFLSRSDLVNLKTEFDGVDIKNMSDDQRSRYWDERDNFFSAATVSHFVQAAHLAFANHVPFSLSPEVLWYAIAHEIAFHVKDNTAQYAHLFTDTPGAKQLIEVRDDTFVYEDQNDWLSAINKFRKPLRERMPTGIMELCLPQFSTLTPESETAITVTFMDTVSEYFHFRFSTLCGIPSFRMEGTVDDWKLLAGSVRALSGHITGLTQYFTVLQEVLDKLVVEYESTRPDLDFWDSFYKIGHGSGGPYVNGWVNILFAHGYIWKSEEGTKFRIKTKWKNVADCQRGGSFGGTTTNQFPSHVSKVDFIWNYYGKHIPMMLISGVFGTEMEDGFLTPKLGVGVIEKT is encoded by the coding sequence ATGAGAGTGATTGAGATTCCTGGTGTTGAAAAGAGAGAAGTTCCTTTACGTCAGGTGCCGAACGAGGCATTTCTCAAGTCGGTTATTGGTGAGGGTACTATTAAAAAGACTCATTTTTTAAGTCGGTCGGACTTGGTTAATCTGAAGACAGAATTTGATGGTGTTGACATTAAGAATATGTCAGATGATCAGAGATCTAGGTATTGGGACGAAAGAGATAATTTTTTTTCAGCCGCAACCGTAAGTCATTTTGTTCAGGCGGCTCATTTGGCTTTTGCTAACCATGTTCCTTTTTCCTTGAGTCCTGAAGTTCTGTGGTATGCGATTGCGCACGAGATTGCTTTTCACGTCAAGGACAATACTGCTCAGTATGCGCACTTGTTTACAGATACGCCGGGAGCGAAGCAACTTATTGAAGTGCGTGATGACACTTTTGTCTATGAAGATCAGAATGATTGGTTGAGTGCAATCAATAAGTTCCGTAAACCACTTCGTGAGCGTATGCCCACTGGTATCATGGAACTTTGCTTACCGCAGTTTTCTACTCTCACACCAGAGAGCGAGACTGCCATTACCGTTACTTTCATGGACACTGTTTCAGAATACTTTCATTTTCGGTTCAGCACTTTGTGTGGTATTCCATCGTTCCGAATGGAAGGCACAGTTGATGACTGGAAATTGCTGGCTGGCTCAGTTCGTGCTCTGTCGGGGCACATCACTGGTTTGACGCAGTATTTCACTGTTCTTCAGGAAGTTCTGGATAAGCTGGTAGTTGAGTACGAAAGTACGCGACCTGATCTAGATTTCTGGGACTCGTTTTACAAGATTGGTCATGGGTCTGGTGGCCCATATGTGAATGGCTGGGTTAATATCTTGTTTGCCCATGGTTACATTTGGAAGTCGGAAGAAGGCACCAAGTTCCGGATCAAAACCAAATGGAAAAATGTAGCTGATTGTCAGCGTGGAGGCAGCTTTGGTGGAACAACCACAAATCAGTTCCCCTCGCATGTTTCTAAGGTGGATTTCATTTGGAACTATTACGGGAAACACATTCCTATGATGCTCATCTCTGGCGTATTTGGAACGGAGATGGAAGATGGTTTCCTGACTCCTAAGCTGGGAGTTGGAGTAATCGAAAAAACGTAA
- the tnpA gene encoding IS200/IS605 family transposase, with product MPTSYYKLFYHFIWATKNRSPIITTQIENQLKQFIPHKTLKLNAKQLKLEMVEDHLHLLARIPPKISVSAFVNSIKGSSSHYINAILDEKIFYWQTGFGVLSLAEKQLPFVAEYIKNQKQKHKDNDLISVFEEIPRLT from the coding sequence ATGCCAACATCCTATTATAAACTATTTTATCATTTTATTTGGGCCACTAAAAACCGCTCGCCAATTATTACTACACAAATTGAAAACCAGCTAAAACAATTTATTCCCCACAAAACCCTGAAATTGAATGCCAAACAATTAAAACTTGAAATGGTCGAAGATCATTTACATTTATTAGCAAGAATTCCGCCAAAGATAAGTGTTTCAGCCTTTGTAAACTCAATTAAGGGAAGTTCCTCTCATTATATAAATGCTATTCTTGATGAAAAAATATTTTATTGGCAAACAGGTTTTGGCGTTTTAAGTTTGGCTGAGAAACAGTTACCATTTGTGGCTGAATATATCAAAAACCAAAAACAAAAACACAAAGACAATGATTTGATCAGTGTTTTTGAAGAAATACCCAGATTGACATAA
- a CDS encoding YibE/F family protein: MRKIILIICILLILPNFVFAQEAEQVFKAEVLEVLAEKTLEREDGSTVLQQNIRLTGLDGEFKDQDFIINGVSDIDVFKSVTVKKGDKVFVARAVDFEGNEKFYLTDYERTGWLYFLAFLFALLIVLVGKRRGLLALLSLILTFLVIMKFVIPLILAGYSAMLVSISGALIILGLVIYVTWGFKLKAHIAVISIFISLFITGLISIIFSKLTHLTGLASEDALFLINPNSPPIDLSGLLLAGIIIGTLGVLDDVVISQISAVEQLKAANPKLKGKELYKKAIHIGIDHISSMTNTLFLAYAGAALPLLLLFGQGGAQQVGFTAVINNELIATEIVRTLTGSIGLILAVPISTVLATRWLVKKHNK; the protein is encoded by the coding sequence ATGAGAAAAATAATCCTAATAATTTGCATACTATTAATTTTACCTAACTTTGTTTTTGCTCAAGAAGCTGAGCAGGTTTTTAAGGCTGAAGTTTTGGAAGTTTTAGCTGAAAAAACGTTAGAACGAGAAGACGGCTCAACCGTTCTTCAGCAGAATATACGATTAACAGGATTAGACGGTGAATTCAAAGATCAGGATTTTATTATCAATGGAGTAAGTGATATTGATGTTTTTAAATCAGTCACTGTGAAAAAAGGGGATAAGGTTTTTGTGGCTAGGGCAGTCGATTTTGAAGGTAATGAAAAATTTTATTTAACCGACTATGAGCGAACCGGCTGGCTATATTTCCTAGCTTTTCTGTTTGCCTTGTTAATTGTTCTGGTGGGAAAGAGACGCGGTCTATTAGCCTTACTTAGTTTGATTCTGACGTTTTTGGTTATCATGAAATTTGTTATCCCTTTAATCCTTGCTGGATATTCAGCTATGCTGGTAAGTATCTCGGGTGCTTTAATTATTCTGGGGCTAGTTATTTATGTAACCTGGGGATTTAAATTAAAGGCGCATATTGCGGTCATAAGTATTTTTATTAGTTTATTTATTACTGGCCTGATTTCTATAATTTTTTCAAAACTTACTCATCTAACAGGTTTGGCTTCAGAAGATGCTTTGTTTTTAATCAATCCGAACAGTCCTCCAATCGATTTATCTGGTTTATTGTTGGCTGGAATTATAATCGGGACGCTGGGTGTTCTCGATGATGTAGTGATTAGTCAGATTTCGGCCGTTGAACAACTAAAAGCAGCTAATCCAAAGTTAAAAGGCAAGGAACTTTACAAAAAGGCAATTCATATAGGTATTGATCACATAAGTTCGATGACTAACACTTTGTTTTTGGCTTATGCTGGTGCAGCTTTGCCGTTGCTACTTTTGTTTGGACAGGGTGGTGCTCAGCAAGTTGGCTTTACAGCAGTTATAAATAATGAACTTATTGCTACAGAAATTGTTCGAACTTTGACTGGTAGTATTGGTTTGATTCTAGCAGTTCCGATTTCAACGGTGTTAGCAACGCGGTGGTTGGTGAAGAAGCATAATAAGTGA